From the genome of Halomonas sp. LR3S48:
GGCTGTATTCGCGACTCCTTGCTCGGCAGGATGCCCAAGGATTTCGATGTCGCGACGAATGCCACGCCTGAACAGGTGCGGGAGCTGTTTCGCAACTCTCGCATCATCGGCCGGCGTTTTCGCATCGTGCATGTGCGTTTCGGCCGCGAAGTCATCGAAGTGACCACCTTTCGCGGCACCCACGGCGACGACCACGGCGACCACATTGCCCAGCAATCGGAACATGGCCTGCTGCTGCGCGACAACGTATGGGGCAACATTCAGGAAGATGCCATTCGCCGCGACTTTACCGTCAACGCGATCTACTACAGCATCGCCGATTTCTCCATCCATGACTTTGCCGACGGCATGCACGATATCGAGTCGCGCACCCTGCGCCTGATCGGTGATCCTGCCGTTCGCTACCGTGAGGATCCGGTACGCATGCTGCGTGCGGTTCGCTTCGCGGCCAAGCTCGATTTCCATATCGCTCCGGACTCGGAAGCACCGATCGGCAAACTGGCCCCGCTGCTGCTGCAGATTCCTCCTGCCCGGCTGTTCGACGAAGTGCTCAAGCTGTTCATGGCCGGCCATGGCGTGGAAACCTTCCGCCTGCTGCTCCACTACGGCCTGTTCGCCATGCTCTTCCCCGAGACCGACGAGGCCATGGCCGAATTGCCCTGGGCGGAATCACTCATCGAGCAGGCCCTGGCCAGCACCGACCGACGGATCCACGAAGAGAAACCGGTGACCCCGGCCTTTCTTTTCGCCGCCCTGCTGTGGGGGCCCGTCCAGCACCGTCAGGCGGCGCTGGAAGCCGAGGGCATGCCACCCATACCAGCGCTGCAGCTCGCTTCACAGCAGGTCCTGTCGCGCCAATTGAAGCATATCTCGATTCCCAAACGCTTCAGCATGCCGATGCGCGACATCTGGGACCTGCAGCAACGCCTGCCCCAGCGACGCGGCAAGCGCGCCCTGCAGACCCGCGAGCATCCACGCTTCCGTGCCGCCTACGACTTCCTGCTGCTGCGCGAGGCCGCTGGCGAGATCGAGCCCGGTCTCGGCGAATGGTGGACGGCCTATCAGGAGGGTGACGAGCACGAGCAGAGGCGGCTGCTGGAGAAGGCCGGTGCCGACACCGGCCCTCCCGGTGACAACAGCCCGCGTCGCCGGCGCCCCCGCAAGCGTCGTCGGCGTGGTCCCCCCAACCCTTCATGACACCGCTAGTCCACGTGTATGTCGGGCTCGGTAGCAATCTCGACGACCCCGCCGATCAGGTCCGCCGCGCGCTAGATGAACTCGACTCCCTACCGCTGACCCGGTGCCTGGCTGCATCGCGGCTGTATGCCAGCCGTCCGGTCGGCCCTCAGGACCAGCCGGACTTCATCAATGCCGTCGCGCATCTAGGCACCCGGCTTTCCCCCCTCGCCCTGCTCGACCAACTGCAAGCGCTGGAACAGCGTCACCGGCGGATTCGCCAGCGTCACTGGGGACCCCGCACCCTGGATCTCGACCTGCTACTGTACGGTAACGAGACCCTGACATTGCCACGGCTACAAGTGCCGCACCCTGAAATGACAGCCCGTGCCTTCGTGCTGTTGCCTCTTGCCGAGCTGTCGCCGCGCCTGCCGCTACCCGACGGGCGTCGCATCGCGGAGCTGGCGGGAGCGCTTGCTACGCCTGGCGAGATCGGAGTGTTACCTGAGAACGCGGACTGAGGAGCGAGGTGTTACCAGTCGACACGACCGTCTTATTCTGGTAACAATCACGCGCAGCACCGGCGCCAAGGCTCCACGCCGGTCGCCCGAGAC
Proteins encoded in this window:
- the folK gene encoding 2-amino-4-hydroxy-6-hydroxymethyldihydropteridine diphosphokinase — protein: MTPLVHVYVGLGSNLDDPADQVRRALDELDSLPLTRCLAASRLYASRPVGPQDQPDFINAVAHLGTRLSPLALLDQLQALEQRHRRIRQRHWGPRTLDLDLLLYGNETLTLPRLQVPHPEMTARAFVLLPLAELSPRLPLPDGRRIAELAGALATPGEIGVLPENAD
- the pcnB gene encoding polynucleotide adenylyltransferase PcnB, whose translation is MFKGFTRFLQSPGTHLRTLFGPQDASGGQAGPRIIPRDQHPVSRQHFSESALKVLYRLHNAGFEAYLVGGCIRDSLLGRMPKDFDVATNATPEQVRELFRNSRIIGRRFRIVHVRFGREVIEVTTFRGTHGDDHGDHIAQQSEHGLLLRDNVWGNIQEDAIRRDFTVNAIYYSIADFSIHDFADGMHDIESRTLRLIGDPAVRYREDPVRMLRAVRFAAKLDFHIAPDSEAPIGKLAPLLLQIPPARLFDEVLKLFMAGHGVETFRLLLHYGLFAMLFPETDEAMAELPWAESLIEQALASTDRRIHEEKPVTPAFLFAALLWGPVQHRQAALEAEGMPPIPALQLASQQVLSRQLKHISIPKRFSMPMRDIWDLQQRLPQRRGKRALQTREHPRFRAAYDFLLLREAAGEIEPGLGEWWTAYQEGDEHEQRRLLEKAGADTGPPGDNSPRRRRPRKRRRRGPPNPS